A window from Littorina saxatilis isolate snail1 linkage group LG9, US_GU_Lsax_2.0, whole genome shotgun sequence encodes these proteins:
- the LOC138975683 gene encoding uncharacterized protein — protein sequence MAFTVAVRCLLLGLGLYLALAADLTVDLRTGNSTGGGDYLTWVREPYKDVLSFDQDCSWQAVLKMTFHKKERRTAEIKMTFVNSTFFSFNLGDSITNDGWGGDDGTQKNNAEVHAFGSQFVIMGRDVRRKTFQLLYLHKTLLASPNITLTVKDLSIEAVNDLGIIQYESKELFTLDGQHDKYGKNFDLYLGMNRAIMNNTRRQGAGLCSVEITWHKK from the exons ATGGCGTTCACGGTGGCGGTCCGTTGTCTTCTACTTGGTCTTGGGCTTTATCTTGCTCTCGCAGCCG ATTTGACGGTGGACCTCCGCACGGGGAACTCAACGGGAGGGGGAGACTACCTGACGTGGGTGAGGGAGCCTTACAAGGATGTCCTTTCCTTCGACCAGGACTGCAGCTGGCAGGCTGTCCTCAAGATGACCTTCCACAAGAAGGAGCGTCGCACAGCGGAGATCAAGATGACCTTTGTCAACAGCACTTTCTTCTCCTTCAACCTCGGAGACTCCATCACCAATGATGGCTGGG GCGGCGACGACGGCACGCAAAAAAACAACGCGGAGGTGCACGCCTTCGGAAGCCAGTTCGTCATCATGGGCAGAGACGTGAGGCGGAAGACCTTCCAATTGCTCTATCTCCACAAAACCCTTCTCGCCTCACCTAACATCACCCTGACCGTCAAGGACCTGTCCATTGAAGCCGTCAACGACCTCGGGATAATCCAGTACGAGTCCAAGGAGCTGTTCACCCTCGACGGCCAGCATGATAAGTACGGGAAGAACTTCGACCTTTACCTTGGCATGAACCGTGCCATCATGAATAACACCCGCCGCCAGGGCGCCGGGCTTTGCAGCGTGGAAATCACTTGGCACAAAAAATAA
- the LOC138977145 gene encoding uncharacterized protein, translated as MSSRLVPKQMMHLSETHPDVYRDFMAGHHVIRRSQRFWAGLSCDLTIEQTLMCSLKSSGGLTRGRGMGELQGLVWLLSMPSCAAVNQWMVSFTHGDSNTEHHKDLTEARQRKDDKDTSTIVTNVLQRNPFEMEGHQLVCIATGLTSDTSANVDSAKVIGHRILQTMTSQAVSAVSFKKKEEAVTMNTKPTVKIGGERVSIDPQLLFQRLLHVAGGDLSKLQDIFQHELTALPSSLFDDSGFMRESSKHLLAKHLWDASEGCKQEMLRTKDFTTSLMGAL; from the coding sequence ATGAGCTCCAGACTGGTACCCAAACAGATGATGCACTTGTCCGAGACACACCCCGACGTGTACAGGGACTTCATGGCTGGACATCATGTCATCCGACGGAGTCAACGTTTTTGGGCGGGACTGTCATGCGATCTGACGATAGAGCAGACTTTGATGTGTTCCCTCAAGTCAAGTGGCGGACTCACGAGAGGCAGGGGAATGGGTGAACTCCAGGGGCTTGTTTGGTTGCTCTCCATGCCGTCTTGCGCTGCAGTGAACCAGTGGATGGTATCCTTCACCCATGGTGACTCAAACACTGAACATCACAAAGATCTCACGGAGGCAAGACAGCGGAAAGATGACAAGGACACCAGCACTATAGTTACAAACGTTCTACAAAGAAACCCTTTTGAGATGGAGGGACACCAACTTGTCTGCATAGCAACTGGCCTGACATCAGACACATCTGCTAACGTGGACAGTGCCAAAGTGATTGGGCATCGCATTCTCCAGACAATGACAAGCCAAGCAGTGTCAGCGGTCAGTTTCAAGAAAAAGGAGGAGGCTGTGACCATGAACACCAAACCCACTGTCAAGATTGGAGGTGAGCGAGTCAGCATAGATCCACAGCTGCTTTTCCAGCGCCTTCTTCATGTTGCTGGTGGCGACTTGTCCAAGCTCCAAGACATTTTCCAGCATGAACTGACAGCCCTGCCCTCATCCTTGTTTGACGACAGCGGGTTCATGCGAGAATCCAGCAAACACCTCTTGGCAAAGCACTTGTGGGATGCCAGTGAAGGCTGCAAGCAGGAAATGTTGAGAACCAAAGATTTCACTACATCCTTGATGGGGGCTCTTTAA